The following are encoded in a window of Ictalurus punctatus breed USDA103 chromosome 13, Coco_2.0, whole genome shotgun sequence genomic DNA:
- the LOC124628833 gene encoding pancreatic secretory granule membrane major glycoprotein GP2 isoform X2, with the protein MFFMECPLLCLAILLFMTTTAFATTTEETTTATTTFPTTEQTTTTTTTTTTMAPCQILNCALDEVRTKINGVYGCGCGCITTRSQNIYDAIETCSGSTASLSLSRCELFEAGYSADVLHLNDPNCKGELQNNRLVFSFDSKVNMCGTTLENNSTHIVFKNNVGTTDLTGEISRTDALNITFSCVYPLIQNISMPTTIEGIGGVISKYLSTEGSYQITMIPYTDATFQFPLFGNVTLEVNHQMYIAVQVDQFDSTQIGLVLDSCWATPFNQIDYSVRWDLISNECPNPNDGTVAVLQNGVSTTSYFSFRMFKFTGFSNKIYLHCQVHLCLLQTGNCAQPCTGDLSRRRRAVDFYDSAVISMEF; encoded by the exons ATGTTCTTCATGGAGTGTCCACTTCTGTGTTTGGCCATCCTGCTCTTTATGA CTACAACAGCATTTGCAACAACAACAG AAGAGACAACAACAG CTACAACAACATTTCCAACAACAG aacagacaacaacaacaacaacaacaacaacaacaatgg CACCCTGTCAGATCCTGAACTGCGCTTTGGATGAAGTCCGTACGAAGATAAATGGAGTCTATGGCTGTGGATGTGGATGCATTACAACGCGCAGCCAGAATATTTATG ACGCCATTGAGACATGTTCAGGAAGTACTGCatcactttctctgtctcgctGTGAGCTCTTTGAAGCTGGATATTCTGCTGATGTTCTCCACCTTAACGACCCAAACTGCAAAGGGGAGCTCCAAAATAACAGGCTGGTGTTCAGCTTTGACAGTAAGGTCAACATGTGTGGCACAACTCTGGAG AATAACAGCACGCACATCGTTTTCAAGAACAACGTTGGGACAACTGACTTGACGGGTGAGATTAGTCGCACAGATGCGCTCAACATCACCTTTTCCTGTGTGTATCCACTCATCCAGAACATCTCCATGCCCACGACTATTGAAGGCATAGGAGG TGTAATCAGCAAGTATCTGTCTACTGAGGGCTCGTACCAGATCACCATGATCCCGTATACCGATGCTACATTCCAGTTTCCACTCTTTGGCAATGTGACCCTAGAAGTGAACCATCAGATGTATATAGCTGTGCAAGTGGATCAGTTTGACAGCACTCAAATCGGGCTTGTGCTGGACAGCTGCTGGGCCACGCCCTTCAACCAGATCGACTATTCCGTCCGCTGGGACCTGATCAGTAATGA GTGTCCGAACCCCAATGACGGCACGGTGGCGGTGTTGCAGAACGGTGTCTCCACGACCAGCTACTTCTCCTTCAGGATGTTCAAATTCACCGGCTTCTCCAACAAGATCTACCTGCACTGCCAGGTCCATCTCTGTCTGCTGCAGACAGGCAACTGTGCACAG CCATGCACTGGAGATCTTTCCAGAAGACGCCGAGCTGTAGATTTCTATGACTCAGCTGTCATTTCCATGGAAttctga
- the LOC124628833 gene encoding pancreatic secretory granule membrane major glycoprotein GP2 isoform X1, with protein sequence MFFMECPLLCLAILLFMKTTTTMATTAFATTTEETTTATTTFPTTEQTTTTTTTTTTMAPCQILNCALDEVRTKINGVYGCGCGCITTRSQNIYDAIETCSGSTASLSLSRCELFEAGYSADVLHLNDPNCKGELQNNRLVFSFDSKVNMCGTTLENNSTHIVFKNNVGTTDLTGEISRTDALNITFSCVYPLIQNISMPTTIEGIGGVISKYLSTEGSYQITMIPYTDATFQFPLFGNVTLEVNHQMYIAVQVDQFDSTQIGLVLDSCWATPFNQIDYSVRWDLISNECPNPNDGTVAVLQNGVSTTSYFSFRMFKFTGFSNKIYLHCQVHLCLLQTGNCAQPCTGDLSRRRRAVDFYDSAVISMEF encoded by the exons ATGTTCTTCATGGAGTGTCCACTTCTGTGTTTGGCCATCCTGCTCTTTATGA agacaacaacaacaatgg CTACAACAGCATTTGCAACAACAACAG AAGAGACAACAACAG CTACAACAACATTTCCAACAACAG aacagacaacaacaacaacaacaacaacaacaacaatgg CACCCTGTCAGATCCTGAACTGCGCTTTGGATGAAGTCCGTACGAAGATAAATGGAGTCTATGGCTGTGGATGTGGATGCATTACAACGCGCAGCCAGAATATTTATG ACGCCATTGAGACATGTTCAGGAAGTACTGCatcactttctctgtctcgctGTGAGCTCTTTGAAGCTGGATATTCTGCTGATGTTCTCCACCTTAACGACCCAAACTGCAAAGGGGAGCTCCAAAATAACAGGCTGGTGTTCAGCTTTGACAGTAAGGTCAACATGTGTGGCACAACTCTGGAG AATAACAGCACGCACATCGTTTTCAAGAACAACGTTGGGACAACTGACTTGACGGGTGAGATTAGTCGCACAGATGCGCTCAACATCACCTTTTCCTGTGTGTATCCACTCATCCAGAACATCTCCATGCCCACGACTATTGAAGGCATAGGAGG TGTAATCAGCAAGTATCTGTCTACTGAGGGCTCGTACCAGATCACCATGATCCCGTATACCGATGCTACATTCCAGTTTCCACTCTTTGGCAATGTGACCCTAGAAGTGAACCATCAGATGTATATAGCTGTGCAAGTGGATCAGTTTGACAGCACTCAAATCGGGCTTGTGCTGGACAGCTGCTGGGCCACGCCCTTCAACCAGATCGACTATTCCGTCCGCTGGGACCTGATCAGTAATGA GTGTCCGAACCCCAATGACGGCACGGTGGCGGTGTTGCAGAACGGTGTCTCCACGACCAGCTACTTCTCCTTCAGGATGTTCAAATTCACCGGCTTCTCCAACAAGATCTACCTGCACTGCCAGGTCCATCTCTGTCTGCTGCAGACAGGCAACTGTGCACAG CCATGCACTGGAGATCTTTCCAGAAGACGCCGAGCTGTAGATTTCTATGACTCAGCTGTCATTTCCATGGAAttctga
- the LOC124628833 gene encoding pancreatic secretory granule membrane major glycoprotein GP2 isoform X3, whose product MFFMECPLLCLAILLFMKTTTTTTTTTTMAPCQILNCALDEVRTKINGVYGCGCGCITTRSQNIYDAIETCSGSTASLSLSRCELFEAGYSADVLHLNDPNCKGELQNNRLVFSFDSKVNMCGTTLENNSTHIVFKNNVGTTDLTGEISRTDALNITFSCVYPLIQNISMPTTIEGIGGVISKYLSTEGSYQITMIPYTDATFQFPLFGNVTLEVNHQMYIAVQVDQFDSTQIGLVLDSCWATPFNQIDYSVRWDLISNECPNPNDGTVAVLQNGVSTTSYFSFRMFKFTGFSNKIYLHCQVHLCLLQTGNCAQPCTGDLSRRRRAVDFYDSAVISMEF is encoded by the exons ATGTTCTTCATGGAGTGTCCACTTCTGTGTTTGGCCATCCTGCTCTTTATGA agacaacaacaacaacaacaacaacaacaacaatgg CACCCTGTCAGATCCTGAACTGCGCTTTGGATGAAGTCCGTACGAAGATAAATGGAGTCTATGGCTGTGGATGTGGATGCATTACAACGCGCAGCCAGAATATTTATG ACGCCATTGAGACATGTTCAGGAAGTACTGCatcactttctctgtctcgctGTGAGCTCTTTGAAGCTGGATATTCTGCTGATGTTCTCCACCTTAACGACCCAAACTGCAAAGGGGAGCTCCAAAATAACAGGCTGGTGTTCAGCTTTGACAGTAAGGTCAACATGTGTGGCACAACTCTGGAG AATAACAGCACGCACATCGTTTTCAAGAACAACGTTGGGACAACTGACTTGACGGGTGAGATTAGTCGCACAGATGCGCTCAACATCACCTTTTCCTGTGTGTATCCACTCATCCAGAACATCTCCATGCCCACGACTATTGAAGGCATAGGAGG TGTAATCAGCAAGTATCTGTCTACTGAGGGCTCGTACCAGATCACCATGATCCCGTATACCGATGCTACATTCCAGTTTCCACTCTTTGGCAATGTGACCCTAGAAGTGAACCATCAGATGTATATAGCTGTGCAAGTGGATCAGTTTGACAGCACTCAAATCGGGCTTGTGCTGGACAGCTGCTGGGCCACGCCCTTCAACCAGATCGACTATTCCGTCCGCTGGGACCTGATCAGTAATGA GTGTCCGAACCCCAATGACGGCACGGTGGCGGTGTTGCAGAACGGTGTCTCCACGACCAGCTACTTCTCCTTCAGGATGTTCAAATTCACCGGCTTCTCCAACAAGATCTACCTGCACTGCCAGGTCCATCTCTGTCTGCTGCAGACAGGCAACTGTGCACAG CCATGCACTGGAGATCTTTCCAGAAGACGCCGAGCTGTAGATTTCTATGACTCAGCTGTCATTTCCATGGAAttctga